Part of the Micromonospora rhizosphaerae genome is shown below.
GCCGCAAACCTCTTGATCAACGTGGGCGGGGCGGGGTCGGGTCGAGGGTGGTGGGTGGGGGGTCGCCGGGGAGCGGGGGGAGGAAGACGAGGAGGTCGCGGAGGGAGTCGGTCAGCATCGGCGGGAGGAGGCAGCGGGCGGCCAGGTCCTCCATCGAACCGAACGGGCCCCGCAGCCAGCGGTCCATCGCCACCTGCCGGCCCTGCTCGGCGGTCATCCCGGGCAGCCCGGCGATCACCTTCTCGCCCACCGCGTTGATGTCGACCAGGCCCCCGTCGTCGAAGGTCCGGGGCAGGTCCGGCCGCCCGATGTGCAGCTCCTGCCGGGCCGCCGGGTAGTGGTACAGCAGGTAACGGGCCTGCTCACGGCGGACCCGTCGGTCGTCGACGACCGGTGCCGCCGGTTTGCCGGTGCCCCCGGTGATCGCCGCCCAGACGCTCCCGTTGAGCAGGACCACGTGCAGGACGCCGAATATCCAGGCGAGGACCCAGCCCAGGAAGAGGAACCCCTCCGGGTCGCTCATCTCCGCGTCCGGGTCGCTGCTGCCGATGACGACGAAGAACGTGACGGCGAACGACAGGTAGCCGACGGCGGCGAGCGCGTTGCGCCAGCTCCGCCGCCAGATCCCGTAGACGAGCACCACCAGCCAGGTGAGGAAGCCGAAGGAGAGCAGCGCGGCGAGCGCGCCCAGGACGGTCGCGCCGACGCTCAGCCAGCGCGGCACCCCTTGGGACGGCGGGCCGGCGACCGGCTCGTACGGCGGTGGCGGCAGGACCGTCGCGGGCGGGACGAAGCCAGGGCCGGCCGATGGCCCGGGCATGGCGACCGGCGACCCGACGGGTCCGGGCGGGAATCCGACGGCTGACGGCGGCGTGGGCGCGAACCCGCCGACCGGCGAGGGTGCAAGGCCGGTGGTGACCGGGGGCGGACGACCGGCCGGCGCGTCGGCCGGGTCGGGTGTGCTCGCGGGAGTGACCGGACCAGGCACGGCCGGATCCGCCGGCACGCCCGACGCTGCCTCCTCTGGCCCGGCCGGACCGGTCTGGGCGGGCACAGCGGGTGTCGGCACGCCGGCCGTCGGGCGGTCACTGGCGGCCGGCTCGACCGGGGACGGCAGGGCCGGGCTGAGCGTCGGGTCGGAGCGCAGGATGCGCCGGTGCAGGTCCCGGAGCGCCTCGCCGGGCTCGATGCCGTACTCCCCGCGGAGCAGGTCGTCGAACTCCCGGTACGCGGCGAGCGCCTCCGCCTGCCGGCCGCTGCGGTACAGCGCCAACATGAGCTGGTGCCGCAGCCGTTCCCGGACCGGGAAATCGGCCACCAGCTCGACCAGTTCGCCGACCAGATCGCGGTGCCGCCCGGTCTCCAGCTCCAACTCGACCCGGGTCTCCAGCGCGACGGCGCGCAGCTCCACCAGCCGGTGCCGGGCCGCCTCGAAGACCGGGCCGGCGAACCCGGTGAACGGCTCGCCCTGCCAGAGTTCCAGGGCCACCTTCAACTCGTTGAGCGCCTCGGCCGTCCGGCCCCCGGCGTGCCGCTGTCGAGCCCGGTGCACGGCGCGCTCGAAGCGGACGGCGTCCACCGCCTCGGGCGCGACCCGGAGCAGGTAGCCCGCGTCGGTCAGGGTCAGCACCTGCCCCGGCGTACGCGGAGAGCGGTCGGGTTCCAGCACCCGGCGCAGCCCGGCGACGTACTTCTGCACGACGTTGGGGCCGTTGGCGGGCGGCTCCTCCGGCCAGACCGCCTCGACGATCTGCCCGGTCGGCACCGGGCGGCCGACGGAGAGCAGCAGCACGGCCAGTACGGCGCGCTGTTTGCCGGGGCCGAGGTCGAGTTGCCGGTCGGCGTACCAGGCCCGCTGAGGACCGAGGATCTCGAATCGCAGCGTTCCTGACATGCCTGTTCCGCTCCTGAGACCTCCATGGGTCGCCGGACGGCAGTGGCCGGCAGCCGGACCGCAGCATATCGGCAGCGATTCCGCCGTGTCGGCCCGCAGCATCGTCATCGGCAGGAGCCAGGCAAGCGAGAAAGAGAACTGCGATGACACAGGCAACGGGCACCGCCCGCACCTTCGTACGGGCGGTCGGCACGGTCGCCGCCATGCTGGCCGCGACGGCCCTGATCGGGGGTTGCGGCCCGAAGAGCGACCCGACCGCAGCGCCGCGGACGAGCCCGAGCGCCACGCCGAAGGAGCGTCTCCTCGAGGCCGTTCCCGACGGTACGGAGGGGGCGTTCCGGTTCACCGGCAAGGACGCGTCCAGCGCCCTCACCGGCCGAATCGACCCGGAGTCGAAGGCCTTCGAGATCAACACCGCCATGCCGCCGGACAAGGACGGCATCACGGTGAAGATGTCGTTCCTGGTGATCGAGGATCGGCTCTGGATGAAGGCGAAGCTCACCGGCCACCCGGGGCTGCCGAAGTTCCCGAACAAGTGGATGGAGCTGGACCGGTCGAAGCTCACCGACAGCGGGTCGGTGCCGACCTTCGACGGTGCGGACCAGGGAAACGCCGGCCCGCTCATCGAGGCGGCCACCTCCGTCGAGGAGCAGGGCCCCGGGAAGTACGTCGGTTTCATCGATGTGACCAGCGGCAACGCGGCGCAGGCGCTGGAGGACGGTGAGGCGGCGGCGCTCGGCGAGGTCGGCAAGAAGGTGCCGTTCACCGCGCTGGTCGGCCCCGACGAGCACCTCGCCTCGCTGACGCTGGAGATCCCGGCCGCCGGCGAGCGGAAGGCGTATCAGTACGTGGTCACGTACGCCGACTTCGGCAGCACGCCGAAGATCACCGTGCCGACCGGGAGCGCGGCGACGAAGGCGCCGGCGATGGCGTACGAGATGTTGAACAGCTGACCCAGGACGGACTCCAGGGGTGGCGGCCGCACGGGGGGTCGCCACCCCTGTGTCGTTTCCGTCGTTCGACGTCAGCGGCCGAGGACCGAGCCGCCGTTGACGCCGAGCACCTGCCCGGTGACGTAGCCCGCGGCGGGGCTGACCAGATATCGGACGGCCGCCGCGATGTCGTCGGGCTGGCCGACCCGGCCGACCAACGTGGCCGCCACCCGGGCCGCGTGCCCCTCCGGGGTCATCCGGTCGCCGAAGAACTCGGTATCGGCGACGTAGCCGGGGCTGACCACGTTGACCGTGATCTGCTCCTTGCCGAGCTGACCGGCCAGGTCGTACGCCCAGCCGTGCAGCGCCGCCTT
Proteins encoded:
- a CDS encoding BTAD domain-containing putative transcriptional regulator, translated to MSGTLRFEILGPQRAWYADRQLDLGPGKQRAVLAVLLLSVGRPVPTGQIVEAVWPEEPPANGPNVVQKYVAGLRRVLEPDRSPRTPGQVLTLTDAGYLLRVAPEAVDAVRFERAVHRARQRHAGGRTAEALNELKVALELWQGEPFTGFAGPVFEAARHRLVELRAVALETRVELELETGRHRDLVGELVELVADFPVRERLRHQLMLALYRSGRQAEALAAYREFDDLLRGEYGIEPGEALRDLHRRILRSDPTLSPALPSPVEPAASDRPTAGVPTPAVPAQTGPAGPEEAASGVPADPAVPGPVTPASTPDPADAPAGRPPPVTTGLAPSPVGGFAPTPPSAVGFPPGPVGSPVAMPGPSAGPGFVPPATVLPPPPYEPVAGPPSQGVPRWLSVGATVLGALAALLSFGFLTWLVVLVYGIWRRSWRNALAAVGYLSFAVTFFVVIGSSDPDAEMSDPEGFLFLGWVLAWIFGVLHVVLLNGSVWAAITGGTGKPAAPVVDDRRVRREQARYLLYHYPAARQELHIGRPDLPRTFDDGGLVDINAVGEKVIAGLPGMTAEQGRQVAMDRWLRGPFGSMEDLAARCLLPPMLTDSLRDLLVFLPPLPGDPPPTTLDPTPPRPR